The following coding sequences lie in one Pseudorca crassidens isolate mPseCra1 chromosome 2, mPseCra1.hap1, whole genome shotgun sequence genomic window:
- the ID3 gene encoding DNA-binding protein inhibitor ID-3 codes for MKALSPVRGCYEAVCCLSERSLAIARGRGKSPAAEEPLSLLDDMNHCYSRLRELVPGVPRGTQLSQVEILQRVIDYILDLQVVLAEPAPGPPDGPHLPIQTAELAPELVISNDQRSFCH; via the exons ATGAAGGCGCTGAGCCCGGTGCGCGGCTGCTACGAGGCGGTGTGCTGCCTGTCGGAACGCAGCCTAGCCATCGCGCGGGGCCGCGGCAAGAGCCCGGCAGCTGaggagccgctgagcctgcttgaCGACATGAACCACTGCTACTCGCGTCTGCGGGAACTGGTACCCGGAGTCCCGCGAGGCACTCAGCTTAGCCAGGTGGAAATCCTGCAGCGCGTCATCGACTACATCCTCGACCTTCAGGTGGTCCTGGCCGAGCCCGCTCCTGGACCCCCAGACGGCCCGCATCTTCCCATCCAG ACAGCCGAGCTTGCTCCGGAACTTGTGATCTCCAACGACCAGAGGAGCTTCTGCCACTGA